In Salisediminibacterium beveridgei, one DNA window encodes the following:
- a CDS encoding sensor domain-containing diguanylate cyclase produces the protein MWKLIQKKRSFLTVLFFISFTWIAANLFVLNSHEQEETRYVQAEMDIFTSELESITTTYQEFAQFIFNTTINQEAITSLLHVANHATGNERDGLRSEVFDLLEGPYEDMMQFNFRQLHLHLDDGTSFLRMHDPDTYGDSLYGFRPMIEDAQMKKAPVSGYEEGRSFNGYRFVFPLFHNDELVGSGEISLSLLAAIGIINDIYPMDNTQFILHQDKVEDTILDTYQSNYIPSFISTDYVFDRDSTIFGSNEDRYDIYKSYEVQQTIRQEARAQLPDHEPFHFSLSHDERGFLVQFIPIANYEEEAIGYFISALEDDRVEVIRMQRNRELTYINGFFLILTLFFTILYFDRRKINQLATTDLLTGLMNRRAFIRAADHHLKASAKSGEPLAIALMDIDHFKQINDTYGHDAGDTALKEIAQLFNNALDQQDLSARWGGEEFIVLMPSTHAKEAEIRLDAIRDQITRHTFLNRSTITISIGVTDLHGRKERLEHLITEADSALYSAKDLGRNQVFCFEPPDQT, from the coding sequence ATGTGGAAGCTGATTCAAAAAAAACGATCGTTCCTAACGGTCCTGTTCTTCATCAGCTTTACGTGGATTGCAGCCAACCTGTTTGTATTAAACAGTCATGAACAAGAAGAAACCCGTTATGTTCAAGCTGAAATGGACATCTTCACCTCTGAGCTCGAAAGCATCACAACGACCTATCAGGAATTCGCCCAATTCATTTTCAATACAACCATCAATCAGGAAGCAATCACGTCGTTATTACATGTTGCGAATCACGCAACGGGCAATGAAAGAGATGGACTTCGTAGCGAGGTTTTCGACCTCCTTGAAGGCCCCTACGAAGACATGATGCAATTCAACTTCCGTCAGTTACACCTCCACCTTGACGATGGAACCAGTTTTCTTCGCATGCATGATCCAGATACATATGGGGATTCGCTCTACGGATTCCGTCCGATGATTGAAGACGCACAGATGAAAAAAGCACCCGTGTCCGGCTATGAGGAAGGACGGAGTTTTAACGGGTATCGCTTCGTATTCCCGCTGTTTCATAACGATGAACTGGTCGGCTCCGGGGAGATCTCTCTTTCCCTCTTGGCAGCAATCGGTATCATTAATGATATTTATCCGATGGACAATACCCAGTTTATTCTCCATCAAGACAAGGTCGAAGATACGATACTCGACACCTATCAGAGCAATTACATCCCTTCGTTCATTTCCACTGATTATGTATTTGACCGTGACTCAACCATTTTCGGCTCAAATGAGGACCGTTATGATATCTACAAAAGTTATGAGGTCCAACAAACAATCCGCCAAGAGGCCCGAGCCCAGTTGCCGGATCATGAACCTTTTCATTTTTCACTGTCCCACGATGAGAGGGGATTTCTCGTTCAGTTTATCCCCATTGCAAACTATGAAGAAGAGGCCATAGGCTATTTCATATCCGCACTTGAAGACGATCGTGTCGAAGTCATCAGAATGCAGCGAAACCGTGAACTGACCTATATCAACGGCTTCTTTTTGATCTTGACACTGTTTTTCACGATTCTTTATTTTGACCGGCGCAAGATCAATCAGCTCGCCACGACTGATCTTTTGACCGGACTGATGAATCGGAGAGCATTTATCCGTGCGGCGGACCATCATTTAAAAGCTTCCGCTAAATCCGGCGAACCGCTGGCGATTGCACTGATGGACATCGATCATTTTAAACAGATCAATGATACTTACGGCCATGACGCTGGCGACACTGCATTAAAAGAGATTGCCCAGCTGTTTAATAATGCTTTGGATCAACAAGACCTGTCCGCACGTTGGGGTGGCGAGGAATTCATTGTTCTCATGCCTTCCACTCATGCAAAAGAGGCGGAAATCCGCCTCGATGCCATCAGAGATCAAATTACCCGCCACACTTTTTTGAATAGAAGCACCATCACAATCAGTATCGGTGTTACTGATCTTCACGGGCGAAAAGAACGCCTTGAACACTTGATTACCGAAGCAGATTCCGCGTTATACAGCGCGAAAGATCTTGGGAGAAATCAGGTATTCTGCTTTGAACCGCCCGATCAGACGTGA
- the rnz gene encoding ribonuclease Z → MEIIFLGTGAGIPGKERNVSAIALKGVNGKNDTWLIDCGEGTQHQMLHAPVKANQISRIFITHLHGDHIFGLPGFLGSRSFQGATSTLFIYGPEGLKGYIEQALTISGTHLNYEVKIEEIKAGQLFQSERWQVSCCELDHRLTSYGYRFAEADRPGKLDVTKLERDGIPKGPWLADMKKGHEVTLPDGRVIAGSEYVTSPLPGRIIAILGDTRPTEQTVKFVQHADLLVHEATFMDQEEEAAKKYGHSTTLEASGVAKRAGVKRLILTHISSRYRQQDMEKFKEEARRQFPNTEVAADFAVYHV, encoded by the coding sequence GTGGAAATCATTTTTCTTGGGACGGGTGCAGGCATCCCTGGTAAGGAACGGAATGTGAGCGCCATTGCATTAAAAGGCGTGAATGGGAAAAACGACACTTGGCTGATTGACTGTGGGGAAGGGACCCAGCACCAGATGCTGCATGCCCCGGTAAAGGCGAATCAGATCAGCCGCATTTTCATTACCCACCTGCATGGGGACCATATTTTCGGTCTGCCGGGTTTTCTTGGAAGCCGTTCTTTTCAAGGAGCGACGTCTACGCTGTTTATTTACGGGCCCGAGGGATTGAAGGGCTATATTGAACAAGCGCTCACCATCAGCGGGACCCATCTGAATTACGAAGTGAAGATCGAGGAAATCAAAGCAGGCCAGCTGTTTCAATCTGAACGCTGGCAGGTGAGCTGCTGTGAACTGGATCATCGGCTGACCTCATACGGCTATCGTTTTGCAGAGGCGGACCGTCCAGGTAAGTTGGATGTGACGAAACTGGAGAGAGATGGAATCCCGAAAGGCCCGTGGTTGGCAGACATGAAAAAGGGCCATGAAGTGACGCTGCCTGACGGGAGAGTCATCGCTGGCAGTGAGTATGTCACGTCGCCACTTCCGGGCAGGATAATCGCAATCCTTGGCGACACGCGTCCAACAGAACAGACCGTTAAGTTCGTTCAACATGCAGATCTGCTTGTGCACGAAGCGACGTTCATGGACCAGGAAGAAGAGGCGGCAAAAAAATACGGGCACTCGACCACGTTGGAAGCATCAGGTGTGGCCAAGAGAGCTGGCGTGAAACGGTTGATTCTGACGCATATCAGTTCAAGGTATCGACAGCAGGACATGGAGAAATTCAAAGAAGAAGCCCGTCGCCAGTTTCCGAATACGGAAGTGGCAGCGGACTTCGCTGTTTATCACGTCTGA
- a CDS encoding BCCT family transporter: protein MTTRITPVLKISVALIASFVLFGVIFPDQLEASLSATQSFMFETFGWYFQIIVTSFFIFSVYLALSKYGNITLGDPGEKPEFSRPVWFAMLFSAGIGIGLFFYGVSEPVAHFSSPPQGEGGGPGDVVGGVTYTWINWGIYAWSVYAIVALALALQQFRYKAPGLFSTTLRPVLGKSMNGAWGNAVDIVAVFATLFGVSASLGLGSQQINSGLNYLFDIPINPWIQLVIMSVITVIFVTSATTGIQRGIKYLSTLNITISGLFLLFMFIVGPTLFLLNTFVSSLAHYAQVMVPMALRMSPVDAQEAAWTQAWTIFYWAWWISWTPFVGMFIARVSRGRTIREFIFGVIFAPSLVTFFWFAVVGGNGIYLELYDGINISGQPLETALFNVLEYLPFSALVSVLTMFILVIFFVTTADSATFVLGMQTSGGDLNPSIRIKVLWGFIFVAATSILLFAGGLGAFQTMIVISALPLSVIMILMAIGIMKVLGQEKTL from the coding sequence ATGACAACCCGAATAACGCCCGTATTAAAGATATCCGTGGCACTGATTGCTTCTTTTGTGCTGTTTGGTGTCATCTTCCCGGATCAGCTGGAAGCATCTCTTTCGGCTACGCAGTCTTTTATGTTTGAAACCTTTGGCTGGTATTTTCAAATCATTGTAACGTCATTTTTTATTTTTTCAGTCTATTTGGCGTTATCGAAATACGGAAACATCACATTGGGAGATCCAGGAGAAAAACCCGAATTCAGCAGACCGGTATGGTTTGCGATGCTGTTTTCAGCAGGAATCGGGATTGGATTGTTCTTTTACGGAGTATCTGAGCCCGTTGCGCACTTTTCATCGCCTCCTCAAGGAGAAGGCGGTGGACCGGGAGATGTCGTTGGCGGTGTGACGTACACATGGATCAACTGGGGGATTTATGCCTGGTCGGTTTATGCGATCGTGGCCCTGGCTTTGGCTCTTCAGCAGTTCCGATACAAGGCACCGGGCTTGTTCAGCACCACTTTGAGGCCGGTTCTTGGGAAATCCATGAACGGAGCCTGGGGAAATGCTGTTGATATCGTAGCGGTTTTCGCAACGCTGTTCGGGGTCTCCGCTTCTCTCGGGTTAGGCTCACAGCAAATCAATTCGGGACTGAATTATCTGTTTGATATTCCGATTAACCCCTGGATCCAGCTGGTGATTATGTCTGTGATTACAGTCATATTCGTGACCAGTGCCACCACGGGCATTCAGCGGGGCATTAAGTATTTGAGTACACTGAACATCACCATTTCCGGTCTGTTTTTGCTGTTTATGTTTATCGTCGGTCCGACGCTGTTTTTATTAAATACATTCGTATCCAGTCTTGCGCATTATGCGCAGGTGATGGTTCCGATGGCACTTCGCATGAGTCCCGTGGATGCACAGGAAGCGGCCTGGACCCAGGCGTGGACGATTTTCTATTGGGCGTGGTGGATTTCCTGGACGCCGTTTGTCGGCATGTTCATTGCCCGTGTATCGAGAGGGCGGACAATCCGGGAATTTATATTCGGCGTGATTTTTGCGCCTTCCCTTGTCACCTTCTTCTGGTTTGCGGTGGTTGGCGGTAATGGCATCTATCTGGAGTTGTATGATGGCATCAACATCTCCGGGCAACCCCTTGAGACGGCGTTATTTAATGTGCTGGAGTATTTGCCGTTTTCTGCTTTGGTATCTGTTCTTACGATGTTTATTCTGGTGATTTTCTTCGTTACGACGGCAGACTCAGCAACTTTTGTGCTCGGGATGCAGACATCCGGAGGCGATTTGAATCCATCGATCAGAATCAAGGTATTGTGGGGATTTATTTTTGTTGCGGCGACGTCCATTCTTTTGTTCGCAGGTGGTCTGGGGGCCTTTCAGACGATGATTGTTATCAGCGCCCTGCCGCTTTCGGTGATCATGATTTTAATGGCAATCGGAATTATGAAAGTGCTGGGACAGGAGAAGACTCTGTAA